The DNA region CTTTGTCGTTCCTAGTGCTATGTGggtaaaatcaaagaaacataTTCTATTGCTGGTAAATCTAATTTAATGATGAAGGGCGTGTGATCGGTAATGAGTTGAAAGACTTGTGAACATGCATATCATTTATGTTGACTGACTCATCCTTGCTGGGATTGCAGGAGATTGGCTGAGATAAAGTCCAGGAAAGCATTTTTCGTATGCCAAAAGGCAGCTAGTTCCTGTCATATTTGGTTTGTTTGTAAGGGGTACCTCATATATACAAGGTTTGGCACCTTTCACACCAACTCATGCATCGGCGGGTTTAAGTTTTTCTTAATGTATTGGCAGACTGGCTCATAACTGTTGTTTTCACCCAAGTAGCTTTCCCTGTTAAGTTCAAACTGTCAATTTTGTAACTTTGTTGCGTTGTCCTTATACGTACTATATTTAATTGCCACTTATATGAAGCACGTGAAAACAGGGGAGACAGAGAAGATGAATCTGAAATAGAAATTGCCCCTCCTCTGCTGCTGACGAATTGGGCTTTTGGAACAGAGCAACCAGAACACTTCAGATCAGAATCAACTGATTCGCTGAGAAATCTGGTAGCCTCACTACCCAGACTGTTTTTTTCTCCAATGAGAAATTCTGTTTGACTTTTCGCTCTAATGTGAGGTGGTACTAGACAAGTAACTTTGTTACAGAGCTCTGCAGATGCTGAGGAAGATACCAGCGAGTTGGAAGAAATATCAGGGAGGTCGACCCCGTTGATGATAGATGCGGTGAGAAAATTCATTCATTGGCACCCTTTGTATGCAAGTACATGGATGATTTTCATTACACATCATTTACTGCTTTGCTGaaattgtacaaaattcttCCTAGAAAACCGCTTAGGTGTGCATGTTTATAGTTTCTGTTTTATGTCCTGAGTTTTGAGTTATGGGGAACATATTGGGGCAGATAAAGAGCTTCTTTTGTGCTCTGTCAGGCTTTAGTTGTGGCAAAAACTTCTTTTCAAGTCAGTGTGTGCTGTACTTTTCAAACCATTTGATTAGTCTTTAATTGCTTATCTTTACaggagggagaagaaaatggtgaaagttATCATAGCGTAGAACAAGCCATTGTGGATGCTAAGAACTTAAAACTGAAGGAATTTGAAGAGACAACTAGGCGGTGGAAAGAGGAAGATGATGCGGTGGAGGCTAAATGCAAGGTAAAATTTGGAATGGCATGAATTGCTCATGAGTTAAACTGATCTCATTTATTAGCCTGATCGTTTTCTAGATTGAATGCGTCAAACTTTGACCTTTTGGGTTTCTTTAGATGCTGGTATTTGTCTGCATGTGGTGTGCATTTGTGCAAGCATGCATATTTTGGTGATTTATGCATACCTACTAATAGCAGATACTGTCTCTCATTCTTCACCACAAAGTTTGTGTTGTCCATGCCTTCTTACAGGCCAAAGCATTTGAAAGTTTATGCACTAAGGAGATGAGCCAAAGAAAAGAGATGGAAGAAATGCTTGCTAGATTAAAGCAAGAAATAGACAGGGTGAAGGATGAGAGTGAGGAATCTATAAGACAACTCCCAATGGTTGAGGACAAGAAGTTAGTGCTGGAGAAACAACTAGAAGCGTCACAAAGTGAGGTCAAGGAGTTAGAGGAGAAAATCATCTCAGCTGCGGGGCTCTTGATAAGTTTCAGGGAAAAACGGGATAAAATGAAGATAGAGCATAGAAATGCAATGAGAAAAGTCAGACAGCTAGAGACAATGATAAATGGGGAAGCTGCAAGCTTTGATCAGGCAGAATTCCCTATCTTCTCTTTTATGGAGATCAACGAGGCAACTCACAACTTTGATCCGTCCTGGAAGATTAAAGAAGGAAGGCGCGGAAGTGTTTATAAAGGGATTCTTCGCCACATGCATGTTGCTATTAAGATGTTGCCTTCTTATGGTTCTAAAACTCAATTGGACTTCGAACATGAGGTAAATcttatgttatgttttctaCAGTATTTATGTGTTATTAGAAAACCAGTGAAACAGTTGTGAATTCATTATTTCGGTTCAATTCCATCAGGTAGAGGTCTTGAGCAGAGTGCGGCATCCAAACTTAGTAACACTAATTGGAACCTGTCCAGAATCCAGGTCAGTTGTATATGAGTACCTAAAGAATGGCTGCCTTGAAGACCTCCTTGCCTGCAAAGACAACACTCCGCCTCTTCCATGGCAAATTCGAACGTCCATTGCTACAGAGATATGCTCTGCCCTCATATTCCTTCACTCAAATATCCCCTGTCTTGTCCATGGGAACGTGAAACCCAGTAACATTCTCTTTGAAGCGAACTTTGTGAGCAAACTTATAAATTTGGGCATCAACTCTTTGATCCCACAGAACGAAAACCCGACCAACTTCACCAAAATACGTAGTGACCCAAATGGAGCTCATGTGTATATGGATCCAGAGTATCTTGAAACTGGAAAACTCACACCAGAATCAGATGTTTACTCATTCGGGATTATACTGTTGCAACTTTTAACTGCAAGTCCGCTTTCAGGAATAGTGAAGGATGTGAAATATGCATTAGAAAATGACAACTTCAAAGCATTGCTGGACGTTTCAGCCGGAGATTGGCCACTAGAGCAAGCAAAAGAGATGGCTTACATAGCACTGAGGTGCTGCGAGAACAAGCGCTTGGATCGGCTAGACCTATTGGTTGCCCACGAGGCAATGAGAGCTTCATACGCTGCCTCAGCAACGTGCTTGGTTTCCAAGAAGCTTATTCGGACACCATCCCATTTCGTCTGCCCCATTCTGCAGGTAACTTACGTCCATCGGACTCGAATTCCAATTTCTGTAGAATCACTAACTGAACACGATATGCGTTAATTTGCATTTGCAGGAAGTCATGCAAGATCCACACATTGCAGCAGATGGTTTCACATACGAAGAAGAAGCAATACGGGGATGGCTGAAAAGCGGCCACAACACGTCGCCGATGACAAATCTTGAGCTCGAACACTGCAATCTGGTCCCCAATTATGCCCTCCAGTATGCAATTCAACAGTGGCAACTACAGTTGTAAAAATTACTCGCATCTTTACTTCTTTTACTGTTTGTATACACAGTGATTATACCTGCCTGTAGCATCATTATCTTTAGAAAATGATTTTAGGCCAAAATTAATTACTGATTATACTTCAGAACCATGGAAATCGGAAGCTCGTAGTCTAATGatacttttttattattttctcaacAGAGGAAAATGTTACAGGTTCGAATCTCGTTTATGCCTTTTGATTAAAAACTAACACAAcatgaaaactataagaaaGAAGAATCCTTATTTTGGTTACACGATCTAACTTAACTATAACTTATTTATTCGCTGCCATCATAATTTAACTAACTCCAAGGGCTCCAATGTCGTAATTTATCATtgacaaggttctaaaagtcgttaggcgctagtcgggcggcgggttggggcctagcgcttaggcggctaggcgggagcctaggcggactaggcggatttaagtaaatctatcatatttcaggtaaataagtgtctgcttctacttgaaatatatataatttcatcataaactacaaaatagaatgcatatatatcaagaagtattggaacataatgaaaacatgtgaaataaggatataatgtttgttcattcaagtatgcaacaagtctcttacaatttattggaaaaaaataaaatgcaaaatgaaagttatgtattttctgtctaagtgagttgcaacctaggccggtctaggcgggtgcctaggcgggctaggtgggtgcctaggtggtctaggcggtgggctggggcctaggcattaatcggggcggtgggttggggcctagcgcctaggcggcgctaggcggggatttttagaacagtgatcATTGGTGTAAAAGAAATTCCTACTGTCATTCTACGAAAAAAATGGGaacaatatttttcaatttttggtagGAATAATGGAATAATTATATGGCTATTAGCAGGAAAGTGATTTTCGCGGTCTTGTTttgttagttttttatttttattttacggTGTCAAATTAGGTTTGTTGTCTGATTGCACTCACAAAAATACCCGGATGTACTCTGGTGGTCAAACCCGACTCTACGCATCACACTCCATTTGTGAGATAGCTGCCGCACTAAAGTTTCGCTTTAAAATAAAGTGTGAAGATCACTATTCTCGATAATCTCAAGTTTTATCTTTCGAGCGAGACTGTGAAAATCACTATTTTCAATAATCTCAAGTCGAAAAAACAAGTAAAAAATCTGAAGTCCAATCTTTGTTGATGGGCTGGAAGCCCAATGTTATAATGAACTGAATTCTCCCAGTGAACCAACttaggggtgtattcaattgggattttgagggattttaattcttttaatgaatctagttgtatttaattaggattttaagtgattatctgaaatttaatatgtattcaatcaagattttaagatagtttattaaaatccttagaaatccgggtgtattcaattagaattttaaagaagtttataacatttcaggtgtattaaattagaatttgaatttaaagaatttggaaaagttgaggaattagagggaattagagagattttgtagtgtattttaagcattcacaaatctcacatctttctatgagatttcgagggaattgaattaaaattttacatagaatctctacaaattcgttaaactccataaaaatctatgaatttataaattcattaaaatctctcgaattcccaattgaatacatccccttaaagagaaattttttattataacggGAATACAAGTGATACACCACGTATTTTTATAAAagtggtgaaattttttattttttaagttattaactttttagtacacatatctcactatttatatggtaacacgtgatgtaccatctcGCGTACGGATcatattgaaaattttcttcaacttAAGGGTTAAGGCTATCAATCTCTCAATTCCAAATGCTACCCCttttcactctctccctcagcGCGTGAAACAAACCCTACCATCCTCCTATCCTATGTCGTAAtctcaaattttatttatttaatataagaaaaattaatgaaaaaagattgaaaactttgagttttaattataaggacaaaataaatggtaaagtaaataataatatgtttaactttttagtgtaaaaatatgatttttcgttaaaatgaacataaCCTTagaattttctttaaaattccatttaatatatttattttcatttattttattttattttttccttttactGCAAAGGGTTCCCTTCCTTCTCTTCCATCTCTCGCCTTTATATTTTCTCCTTACGAACTCTCTCACTGTCTCCGTTCACCTTCGGCTTGTCAATTTCTTGCATTTTCTCGGCGATTTTCCTTCCCGCCAAACACTCCGAATCTCCCTCCCGCCTGCTCCGATTCCCGCAGATATCCCGACGTCCTCCCTGTTCTTGAACCGATCTCTGCTCGCGCCTCCACTGGTACGTAAACCGATTACTCCCTCACTTCCTTCTCacccatatatatacacacacacatttataCGTATAATATCATATATCGATCACAGATCACGTGTTTCCATACCTTTCCGAGCTTCTCCGAATTCTTGCTTTTTGagtcttgatttttttttttttcaattgaatTGTTTCTCTGTATGATAGCTGGAAAAACTCTGTATCTGTGCAATGAACGAGAGAAAACCTAGAGATTTCGAATTATGTGTGTATACATTTATGTATGTATTTGTGGTGTATGTGAAATCGTTAATGATGGAATTTCAACTTAGCTAAGTGAGGTTTACAGTCGTCTCTGATCAAGTTTGATTATGCATGTTTATGATTTTAAGTTCCGGAATGCCGATTATTTGAGATTTATTGAAGTTTCCTTTCCTTTTAACATTGGTTTCGATTTCCCCTCATATGTTCATTCGCCTACTCTTGATTTCATTTCGATTTCGTTGTATGATTATGTTTCTATAACGAGGTATATGGATATATGTTCGTTGGATGCGGAGGCGGAGGCATTTTTCGCTATGCATTCTTTCTGGTGGATCTGTAATCCAGAATATGTTTAGGATATAGAATTTTGTAGgttttcacattttttgttACTTCCTATCTTGTAATGGTAGATTTTTCATCAGTTTTCATGTTATTCTTCATTGTTTAAACTATGGGTCTTTTCGTGGTTGTTTATGTGGTGAAAATAATTAAGTTACTCGAACTTTGTTTGTTGGCTGGATGTTCTAATTCCTCTTTGCATTACTAAGTTCGGTACAACACATGTCATATGATTGTGGCTTCTTTAATAATATCGCACATTGTCGGACTTATTAGATACATAACTTGTTTGGAAATAAATCTATTTAGCTGTCATGCAGATGAAACAGGATGCTTTTGTTCCCTGAGCTTGCATTCTATTGCTACATCC from Malus domestica chromosome 01, GDT2T_hap1 includes:
- the LOC103442864 gene encoding U-box domain-containing protein 32, with translation MGSVGEVGEGRVLSDVEETIFVAVGKDVKQSETTLAWAVKNFAGKRICLLHVHKPSLLLSMSEGIGSASKLKQGAVKVLQVAERTKLRKLLDQYRMILTGAGVEANELWMEMGNVEEGIVEIVARHHIRWLVMGAAADEHYSERLAEIKSRKAFFVCQKAASSCHIWFVCKGYLIYTRGDREDESEIEIAPPLLLTNWAFGTEQPEHFRSESTDSLRNLSSADAEEDTSELEEISGRSTPLMIDAEGEENGESYHSVEQAIVDAKNLKLKEFEETTRRWKEEDDAVEAKCKAKAFESLCTKEMSQRKEMEEMLARLKQEIDRVKDESEESIRQLPMVEDKKLVLEKQLEASQSEVKELEEKIISAAGLLISFREKRDKMKIEHRNAMRKVRQLETMINGEAASFDQAEFPIFSFMEINEATHNFDPSWKIKEGRRGSVYKGILRHMHVAIKMLPSYGSKTQLDFEHEVEVLSRVRHPNLVTLIGTCPESRSVVYEYLKNGCLEDLLACKDNTPPLPWQIRTSIATEICSALIFLHSNIPCLVHGNVKPSNILFEANFVSKLINLGINSLIPQNENPTNFTKIRSDPNGAHVYMDPEYLETGKLTPESDVYSFGIILLQLLTASPLSGIVKDVKYALENDNFKALLDVSAGDWPLEQAKEMAYIALRCCENKRLDRLDLLVAHEAMRASYAASATCLVSKKLIRTPSHFVCPILQEVMQDPHIAADGFTYEEEAIRGWLKSGHNTSPMTNLELEHCNLVPNYALQYAIQQWQLQL